GCAGGTTGCTGGAAGCCAGCGGGACGTCGGGGATGAAAGCCGGTATCAATGGCGTACCGAACGCGAGCATTCTGGACGGATGGTGGCAGGAAGGGTACAACCGGAAGGACGGCTGGGCCATCGGCAGCGAGGAAAAGCCGGACAACCCGGTCGACGAAGATACCCGTGATGCGGCGGAGCTTTACCAGTTACTGGAAGAACAGATTGTGCCGATGTACTACGATCGGGACGTCGGTGACATTCCCAGACGGTGGTTGAAGGTGTCGCGAGAGGCTATTGCTTCGACCGTCTGGGAATTCTCCGCCAGCAGGATGATGGTCGAATATGTTGAGCAGATGTATTTGCCTATCGCCCGGTCGGCGCTTAAAAAATAAACGAGGCAGCAATGTCGGGGCTTTAACGCCAGGTCCAGGCGCTGTTGACCATGAAGTTCCAACCGAAGCCGACGACGATGCCTATTGCCGCCGAGATGATGTAAAATAGCCCGAAAACCTGGGTTAGCAAGGCCAGAATCCCGATATAAATGATAAAACCGCCAAGGCTGGTGACGTTGAACCTCAAAAGACGGCCCAGGAAGGTGCCTTCCGGCCGTTTGCGATCGCCAAAGGTGAAACGGTCGTTCAGTAAAAAATTCCAGACCACCGACACTTCGAAAGCGATTGCCCCAGCCACCAGGTAATAAAGACCGGCCCATTCCTTGAGAATGGCCAGCAGCCCCAGGTTGACCAGGGTTCCGCTCCCGCCGACAGCCACAAATTTTACTATGCGGTTTAACTCCCCGGTCCGCCGCATGAGTGAGAGAAGGTGCCTCAGATAATCGGTCTGGGTGATCATAGAGAGTTTGGTAACCCCAGCGCGGCGGTTCTCGAAAATAAACGGCACCTCGACCGTCGTCCTGGGGCAACCCAGGCAGATGACCTCGAGCAGGATCTTGTAACCTACCGGGCTAAGGGCGACTTCTGAGATGACGTCCTTTCTTAGCATGAAATAGCCGCTCATTGGGTCTTTAATGCCTCGGGTCGAGGGTAGAAGCACGTGAGACATCAGAACCGCGCCCCTTGAGATCACCCTGCGGGTAGCAGACCAGTTGCCGACGCTGCCGCCTGGGACGTACCTGCTGGCAACGGCCAGGTCGGCACCGCCTTCGATGGCTCTGACTAATCTGGGTAAAACTTCAGGCGGGTGTTGAAGGTCGGCATCCATCACCGCCACAATATCGCCGCCGGCCAGTTTGAAGCCGTCGACGACGGCTGAGGCCAGCCCGCGCTTGTCCTTCCTGACCACAACGCTAACCGGGTATTTTTCAGCCAGTCCGCGGGCCACTTCCGCCGTCCCGTCGGGGCTGTTATCATCGATAACGAGAACATCGTACGGGTAATCACCCAGGGCGGAATGGATCTTTTCCAACAGAGAAGGAATATTGGCCGCTTCTTTATAACTGGGAATGACGATGGTCAGGTGCGGTTTAGTCATGACTCTTAATGCTAACCGAGTAACCTCTAAAGCGTCAAGTGAACAGGATGGGCTTCCGGGGGAGAGGCTGTTGCCACGTGAGGGCGCGCCACTTATAATCTGGACTATGGCTGAACCGTTAGTCCCTGAATTGAGCGTTCTGAACAAGCAGGAACTGATAAGACACAGTCCCTATTTCAAGGGGTTATCCCCCAAAGAATTTTCTGTGATCGAGGGGATGGCGCTGGAAGAACGTTTTGAACGGGACGCTATGGTAGTGTCGGAAGGGGATTTGAGCCGCAAGGTTTATCTGGTAGCCTCGGGAGCGGTGAAAATTTTCGGGACTTCAGCAGAAGGTAAGGAACAAATCCTCGCCATCGCCCGCCCAGGCGACAGCTTCAACGATGTCGCTGCTTTTGACGGCGGCGAGGCTCAGGCCACTGCTCAAGCGCTCACGCCATTGATTGTTTTTGCAATCAACGGCAGGGTACTTCTCGAACAGGCTTGCCAGCTTGGCCCGCTGGCGGCGAACATCATTGGGGCTTTGGGGGTAAAGGTCCGCCAGCTTGGCGACCTGGTCGCCGATCTATCGTTCCGTCCCGTATCCGGCCGATTAGCCCGGATATTGGTGACCCAGGTTGATCTGCCCAACACGCCATACCTGACCCAGCGGGACCTGGCAGCCATGGCGGGGACGGCCCGTGAAGTGGTGGCGCGCGCCCTGAAGGGGATGGAGGACGACGGCTTGATCAAAGTCGAACGACACAGGATCGAGATTGTAAACAGGCGGGAACTCGAAAAGATCGCCCTATGATATAAGTTACATCGCGAATTTACCATCTAAAGGTATGATGGTATCAACACACCATGATCAATATCGAAATCAATCAAAAACTATGCGGTCACTGCCACCTCTGCGTCGCGTCTTGCCACAATGGCGGACTGGCACTCGAGAACGGGATTATCGTCGCCGATTCTTCTGCTGATTGCCGAGATTGCCGGACGTGTGAGTCGATCTGTGAACGAAATGCAATAAGCTGGTACTATGAGATCGTACTTAAAAATCCCGAGCCAGCCGATTGACTATCGGAACGCAGGTGAAAAGACCGCAGGACCGAAATACCTGCGGTCTTTTCTTTTATAGGGGTTTATCGGCATCTAATTTCAGAGTGCCTTCCCGCCATCGGCGCAACTCTCCGTTGAAAGAGCTGCCCGCTAGCATGATAAATGCGGAAAGGTAAATCCAGACCATCAGGGCTATAGCCGAACCGATGGTGCCGTAAATTATGTTGTACCTGTTGAATTGGACGACGAACAAGATGAAGCTTATCCGGATAATTTCGAACAGCACGGTTGCTACGAGCGCCCCAGGCCAGATATGCCGCCATTTGCTTCGGACGGCTGGCAGATAGGTGTACAACACGATAAAGACGAAAAAGGTTATGACCGAACCTACGGCGATCAATATGAAACTGGCTGATGTACCGAAGAACGGAATATCGACTTCGGGGATCAGGCTGAAAGCCGTGGGCAAAACACCGGAGAGTAGAAACAGAAAACCAGCCGCTAGAGCGAATACTATATCTCTCGGTTTGCGCAGATAAAATGGGGTCCGGTCGCAAACGCCGCAACTCCTGTTGAGCGCCACGCCCATGGAGGTGAACATATTCGAGCTGGTCCAGATCAAGGCTAGGATGCTGAAAATGCCCACAGCGCCGCGGGCGGCGATGATGCTCTGGATGTTTTCGGAGACGACATCTGGTGAGATAGGCAGATTTTGCTGGATGAAGCGGATGATTGCCTGTTGGACCGACTCCGAGGGAAGAAACAAACCTGCCAGGGAGATAAAACCGAGAAGCAACGGGAAAAGCGACAGGACAGCGAAGTAGGCTACCCCGGCGGCGAGATGTGATGCGTCGTTGCGGCCGAGTTCTTCAATCGTGCCCACGGAAACTCTGACAGCGACAAAAGACAATATCCTGTCTTTGAGACGGTTGATACTACTTTTCAAAGATAGCGGGGTCATGGTGTCTTAAAGGCAGATGGTCTTCGAATCTGGCAGCGTCTTCGGTGTATTGAAAAATCCGGATTATGGTAGCGGTCAGAGGAATGGCCAGGATGATGCCCCAGAGCCCGGCAAAATAGGCCCCCAGGATCAGCAGCACCAGGGAAAGGGCTGGATGAATGCGCTGAGCGTCACCCTGGATGCGCGGCACCAGCAGATTGTTTTCCAGCAACTGAACCACAAGAAACAGTCCGATGACCCAGAAAATGAGCTCCGGATATGTTGCCAGGATCAGGACCGCGGCAAAGAAACCACTTATCCAGGGACCGATAGTGGGCACCGCCTCAAAAAATCCCGCCAGAAGGCCAAGGAAAAGTGCCAGGGGAAAATTTACCCCCATGATTAATAGGGCAATGAAGGTTACGCCTCCGACGATACTGCCCAGTACCAACTCGGCTCGGAGGTAGCGCCCAAGCACTCGCCCGACGATGCCCAGGATGTTTCGAGTGTGGATCGAGGCCGCCGCAGGTAGTTCCTTGTAGATTCCGTCGCGGATCTTTTCCCAGTCCTTTAACAAGTAAAAGACGAATACAGGCATGATGGCAAAACCGAAGATGAAGCCGATCGTCGCCGGAACCAGGGAAATGCTTCGTTGGAACGTGTTTTTGACGGCGTCGCTGACGCTGGTGGAAGCTCCAGCGACGATGTCGTCGATGCGCGCCCTGATTTCGGGTGAAAGGTGTTCTCTCAAGCCGTTCAGCCAATTGGACAAATGGCTGGTCACGGAGTTGATGATGTCCCCAGCATTGGCGAATAGCTGCGAAACCGTGTTAGCGGTGAGCGCCACAGTATAGGTCACCACGATGACCAAAAAGATAGCGATGAAAATGAAAAGAATCAGGACGATGATCGCGCGTTTTTGCTTTTGCAGCCAGGTTGGAAACAGAGTGTATTTTTCCAGCCATAGCACCACCGGTCGAAGGATATAAGCGATGAGCAACCCGATCATAAATGGCAGGAGAACGCTTCTTAGCTTATAGACCACAACGGAAAAGACGATTAAACAAACAAAAAAAACAACGGACCGCCAGTGCCGGCTAAGAATATGGCGTATTTGCACCGTCTATTCCTTTTCCTATTCAGGCGGGTTGATGTAGAGCGCCCAGATCTGAGAGGGCGGTGGATGACTGAAAATCAGGTTTCGCCGTGGGGCAGCCGCGACTCGAGATTGCGCTTGGCCGAAGCGGCTCCCTCGCGGACATTTTCTGCAAATTCCTCGGCCCGCTCGCTGAGTTCGACAGCTTTCTCTTTTAGCATCGAACGAGTTGCCGACCCGGTCTGCGGCGCATAAAGCAGGCCGATGCCGACTCCCACCGCGACACCAAGGAGGAGTCCCAGAGCAAAATTACCGGACGAATCATTAGACATACTTTACTCCTTCCTTCGGAAGAGACCGCCCAGACCCGCTTTTAGTCCATGGAAAATCGCGGCGATCTCGATGACGGGTTTAATAAGTTCCTTTGAAGCCACCTCGGTGAAGCTTTCAACATTGCAGGCAGCTTTTTGAATGGAGTCCATGACATGTTTCGACCGGTCATAGATTTCATTGGTTTTCCGGTATATGGAAATGACCAGGACGAGCACCACCAGACCGATCAGGATGGCGACAACGCCGCCGATCACAATTACCAGATCGCGCCACCATCCAATATCCATCAAATGCCTCCGTTCGTTCGGAGAATTTTATCCCGCTGCGCCGTGGCCTTGACGCCTGCCGGTCAAGTTCAAGCGTTCGCAATTTGATGATAACACGCGGTATAGGCAGGTGCAAGTGATGTAATACAATAAATTTGGGACGTCCGGGTTTGCCTCAAGCCAAAAAAACAGCCCTGGCCAGCCTGAGCAGGAAATTGACAAAGAAATCCAGCCTGGCGAACAACCATCGTACGAACAAGGCCACGGCGCCTCCGACGGCCGCCCCGCCGATGATGTCCAGGGGATAGTACATGCCGGCGACGATGCGGCAAAAAGAATGGATGGCGGCTACGATCAAAAACACTTTACCTGCTTGTTTGTTGCCCAGCCAAACAGCAAAGGCGATGCCGAACAGGATCGCCGCGGAATTGGAGGGGAAAGACGAATCGGTCGGCTGGTATAACAGTGTCGTCACTGCGATCTCGTTGAAAGGTCGTGGGCGGAACACAAATTCATTCAGGATGGCCACCACTCCGGTGGCGATTCCCAAGCTCGCCATAGCCTGGAGGGCCAGTTTTTGGTTCGTCTCCCGTTGCCGTATCTCTGACGTACCAAACCAAAGCAGCAACAGCCCGAGGCTGGCGCCTACGATAAGAAAATAGTCGTTAGCCAGTCCCTTTATGACCTCATCCAGTATTGTCCATCGGCCGGCGAGGCTGTTGATAAACAGAGACAGGGCTTTATCGACAGCTATCAGCGCCTCCACTTAAACCTCGCAAATAGCGCTTGAACGAAAGTTCTCTCCTTGAGGGCTTCCAGACAGGGCTGGACCGGGGTGGTGGTTTTCAGCCGGGAATGGTTAAGGACCGAACTTAGGATAACGGTAACACCCACTGCCGAAAGCGTTGCCAGGGTGAACAAGCCGGCTTGCTGCGAACCTTCGATTATACCCACGGGGTTGCGGTAGTTCCAGGTAAAGAAAATAATCGCCCCCGGGGCGATCAAAAGCCCCGCGACCAGCCTGTTGACTGAAGCTTTCTGGCTGAACAGCAGACCTTTTAATCCGCTTTTGTTCGCAGCCGC
This is a stretch of genomic DNA from Dehalogenimonas etheniformans. It encodes these proteins:
- a CDS encoding AI-2E family transporter translates to MQIRHILSRHWRSVVFFVCLIVFSVVVYKLRSVLLPFMIGLLIAYILRPVVLWLEKYTLFPTWLQKQKRAIIVLILFIFIAIFLVIVVTYTVALTANTVSQLFANAGDIINSVTSHLSNWLNGLREHLSPEIRARIDDIVAGASTSVSDAVKNTFQRSISLVPATIGFIFGFAIMPVFVFYLLKDWEKIRDGIYKELPAAASIHTRNILGIVGRVLGRYLRAELVLGSIVGGVTFIALLIMGVNFPLALFLGLLAGFFEAVPTIGPWISGFFAAVLILATYPELIFWVIGLFLVVQLLENNLLVPRIQGDAQRIHPALSLVLLILGAYFAGLWGIILAIPLTATIIRIFQYTEDAARFEDHLPLRHHDPAIFEK
- a CDS encoding glycosyltransferase: MTKPHLTIVIPSYKEAANIPSLLEKIHSALGDYPYDVLVIDDNSPDGTAEVARGLAEKYPVSVVVRKDKRGLASAVVDGFKLAGGDIVAVMDADLQHPPEVLPRLVRAIEGGADLAVASRYVPGGSVGNWSATRRVISRGAVLMSHVLLPSTRGIKDPMSGYFMLRKDVISEVALSPVGYKILLEVICLGCPRTTVEVPFIFENRRAGVTKLSMITQTDYLRHLLSLMRRTGELNRIVKFVAVGGSGTLVNLGLLAILKEWAGLYYLVAGAIAFEVSVVWNFLLNDRFTFGDRKRPEGTFLGRLLRFNVTSLGGFIIYIGILALLTQVFGLFYIISAAIGIVVGFGWNFMVNSAWTWR
- a CDS encoding YtxH domain-containing protein, translated to MSNDSSGNFALGLLLGVAVGVGIGLLYAPQTGSATRSMLKEKAVELSERAEEFAENVREGAASAKRNLESRLPHGET
- a CDS encoding Crp/Fnr family transcriptional regulator, with translation MPREGAPLIIWTMAEPLVPELSVLNKQELIRHSPYFKGLSPKEFSVIEGMALEERFERDAMVVSEGDLSRKVYLVASGAVKIFGTSAEGKEQILAIARPGDSFNDVAAFDGGEAQATAQALTPLIVFAINGRVLLEQACQLGPLAANIIGALGVKVRQLGDLVADLSFRPVSGRLARILVTQVDLPNTPYLTQRDLAAMAGTAREVVARALKGMEDDGLIKVERHRIEIVNRRELEKIAL
- a CDS encoding phosphatase PAP2 family protein; the encoded protein is MEALIAVDKALSLFINSLAGRWTILDEVIKGLANDYFLIVGASLGLLLLWFGTSEIRQRETNQKLALQAMASLGIATGVVAILNEFVFRPRPFNEIAVTTLLYQPTDSSFPSNSAAILFGIAFAVWLGNKQAGKVFLIVAAIHSFCRIVAGMYYPLDIIGGAAVGGAVALFVRWLFARLDFFVNFLLRLARAVFLA
- a CDS encoding ferredoxin, yielding MINIEINQKLCGHCHLCVASCHNGGLALENGIIVADSSADCRDCRTCESICERNAISWYYEIVLKNPEPAD
- a CDS encoding YihY/virulence factor BrkB family protein, with protein sequence MTPLSLKSSINRLKDRILSFVAVRVSVGTIEELGRNDASHLAAGVAYFAVLSLFPLLLGFISLAGLFLPSESVQQAIIRFIQQNLPISPDVVSENIQSIIAARGAVGIFSILALIWTSSNMFTSMGVALNRSCGVCDRTPFYLRKPRDIVFALAAGFLFLLSGVLPTAFSLIPEVDIPFFGTSASFILIAVGSVITFFVFIVLYTYLPAVRSKWRHIWPGALVATVLFEIIRISFILFVVQFNRYNIIYGTIGSAIALMVWIYLSAFIMLAGSSFNGELRRWREGTLKLDADKPL